In the Muricauda sp. MAR_2010_75 genome, one interval contains:
- the bamA gene encoding outer membrane protein assembly factor BamA, with translation MEKLANNSIKGIKNCIKPYLKLLLPLLLFSGQGFAQDIPFEDGKQYILGGLTVTGLQSYNEQTVKTYTGLRVGQPITVPGDEISAVIKKLWGLELFSNVEMYYTKIEDDKIFLELNITERPTLANVTVYGVKKRKVEEIINDTDLKKGKKITESLIANTRNYLQNKYKKQGYLNAKVNIATAPDTSATNTENMVINVNKGDKVKIRKITFEGNEKLSNKRLRKSLKNTKKKKFYRFWKKSKYIAEDYEEDLSNLVDTYAERGYRDARVLSDTFVRVNEKNIDLKIKVEEGDKYYFGDIDFVGNTVYTDRQLSQVLGIRKGQTYNGVLLKERVADDSKPDANDLTNLYQNNGYLFSSINPVEVSAVNDTIDFEIRIIEGKETFLNHVTVTGNDKTNDHVIFRELRTRPGQKYSKDDLVRSIRELGQLGFFDAEQIKPDIQNPNPNEGTVDVNYSLVEAGSSQIELQGGFGGGGFIGTLGLSFSNFSLKNIFNGEAYKPVPMGDGQTFALRLQASRTFRVYSLNFAEPWLGGKKPVRFNLSLSRTQQFATDFSSRGRIEVDKSRGFSITGVSAGLAKRVQWPDDYFTVSHALSYQLYDFKEYRNGLFNFGNGSSNSLSYTLGISRSSQGPNRIFPMSGSNFEVTAKFTPPYSLFSSKDYKQIREDIRTTTERLLEIGSNPTDIDEQLEFAQLSDNLEQMEEERFKLLEFYKIKFKGDWYTNLVDKLVLRTNAEFGFLGAYNHDIGAVPFERFFVGGDGLGNFTLDGRDVIQLRGYENSSLTPFSTNPITGNLERDGGTIYNKFSLELRYPLTLKPSASIYALSFLEAGNAFNNFSEFNPFELKRSAGVGLRIFMPAFGLLGIDFGYGFDTDAQPGSIGPSGWQTHFIIGQQF, from the coding sequence TTGGAAAAACTAGCGAACAACTCAATTAAAGGTATAAAAAACTGCATAAAACCATACCTTAAATTACTTCTCCCCTTATTACTTTTTTCCGGCCAGGGCTTTGCCCAGGATATCCCTTTTGAGGACGGAAAGCAATATATTTTGGGAGGACTTACGGTCACTGGTCTGCAAAGTTATAATGAGCAGACGGTAAAAACCTATACGGGCCTTCGTGTGGGTCAACCCATTACCGTGCCCGGTGATGAGATCAGTGCTGTGATCAAGAAATTGTGGGGATTGGAACTGTTCAGCAATGTGGAGATGTACTACACCAAGATTGAGGACGACAAGATCTTCTTGGAATTGAACATCACCGAACGTCCAACCTTGGCCAATGTAACGGTATACGGGGTTAAAAAGCGTAAGGTAGAGGAAATCATCAACGATACAGACCTTAAAAAAGGCAAGAAAATTACCGAAAGCTTGATTGCCAATACCAGAAACTACCTTCAAAACAAATATAAAAAGCAAGGCTACCTCAATGCCAAAGTGAACATAGCCACTGCGCCCGATACTTCGGCCACCAATACGGAGAATATGGTGATCAATGTTAATAAGGGCGATAAGGTAAAAATTCGAAAAATCACTTTTGAGGGCAACGAAAAGCTATCAAACAAACGACTTAGAAAATCACTCAAAAACACCAAAAAGAAAAAATTCTACCGTTTTTGGAAGAAGTCCAAGTACATAGCAGAAGACTATGAGGAAGACCTTTCCAATTTGGTGGACACCTATGCCGAAAGAGGATACAGGGATGCCCGGGTGCTCTCTGATACTTTTGTTCGAGTCAATGAAAAGAACATCGATTTAAAAATAAAGGTCGAGGAAGGGGACAAATACTATTTTGGGGACATTGATTTTGTTGGGAACACAGTATACACCGATAGGCAATTGAGCCAAGTCCTGGGGATTCGAAAAGGACAAACGTATAATGGCGTATTGCTCAAGGAACGGGTAGCGGATGACTCCAAACCAGATGCCAACGACCTGACGAACCTTTACCAGAACAATGGGTATTTGTTTTCCAGTATCAACCCAGTTGAGGTATCTGCGGTTAATGATACTATAGATTTTGAAATCCGAATCATAGAAGGAAAAGAAACCTTTCTGAACCATGTGACCGTAACTGGGAACGATAAAACCAATGATCACGTAATTTTCAGGGAGTTACGCACCAGGCCCGGTCAAAAATACAGCAAGGATGATTTGGTACGGAGTATCAGGGAATTGGGACAATTGGGCTTCTTTGATGCCGAGCAGATAAAACCGGATATTCAAAACCCCAACCCAAATGAGGGAACTGTAGACGTAAATTACAGCCTTGTGGAAGCAGGCTCTAGCCAGATAGAGCTACAAGGCGGTTTTGGTGGTGGCGGTTTTATTGGAACCCTGGGGCTTTCCTTCAGTAACTTCTCATTAAAGAATATTTTTAATGGAGAGGCCTACAAACCAGTTCCTATGGGTGACGGGCAAACCTTTGCGCTTCGCTTACAGGCCAGCAGAACCTTCCGTGTGTACAGTTTAAATTTTGCGGAACCATGGTTAGGGGGTAAAAAACCGGTACGTTTTAATCTTTCACTCTCAAGAACCCAGCAATTTGCCACCGACTTTAGTAGTCGGGGTAGAATTGAAGTTGACAAGAGCAGAGGGTTTTCCATTACCGGGGTTTCGGCTGGATTGGCAAAAAGGGTGCAGTGGCCCGATGATTATTTTACCGTTTCCCACGCCTTGAGCTATCAGTTATATGATTTCAAGGAATATCGTAATGGACTTTTCAATTTTGGTAATGGAAGTTCAAATTCATTGAGTTATACTTTGGGGATTTCACGTAGTTCCCAAGGACCTAATAGGATATTCCCGATGTCTGGATCTAATTTTGAGGTTACGGCCAAATTTACACCGCCGTATTCGCTTTTCAGTTCAAAGGACTATAAGCAAATTAGAGAGGATATCAGGACAACCACTGAAAGACTTTTGGAAATTGGTTCCAATCCAACAGATATAGACGAGCAATTGGAGTTTGCGCAATTGAGTGACAATTTAGAACAAATGGAGGAAGAGCGCTTTAAACTATTGGAGTTCTACAAAATAAAATTTAAGGGAGATTGGTACACCAATTTGGTGGACAAACTGGTATTGCGCACCAATGCAGAATTTGGGTTCCTTGGAGCTTACAACCACGATATTGGAGCGGTTCCCTTTGAACGCTTCTTTGTGGGAGGTGATGGTCTAGGAAACTTTACCTTGGACGGTAGGGATGTAATTCAGTTAAGAGGCTATGAAAACAGTTCCCTAACGCCGTTTAGTACCAACCCAATTACGGGTAACCTAGAAAGAGATGGGGGAACCATTTACAATAAATTCTCTTTGGAATTGCGCTATCCGCTAACCCTTAAGCCTTCCGCATCCATTTATGCATTGTCTTTTTTGGAGGCAGGGAACGCTTTCAACAATTTTAGTGAGTTTAATCCGTTTGAATTAAAAAGATCTGCCGGAGTGGGGCTGCGTATTTTTATGCCGGCATTCGGTCTCTTGGGAATTGATTTCGGTTACGGTTTCGATACAGATGCCCAACCAGGATCAATAGGGCCAAGTGGCTGGCAAACGCACTTCATCATCGGGCAGCAGTTTTAA